TATTAACTAACTCAGTTACGATATTTACTATGAGTAATTTCGAAGCACTCTTAGAAGCACAAGTCGCTTTAGCTTTTTTTACTCCCTTACTAATAGACACAGGAGGGAATATAGGTGCTCAATCTGCTACGGTAGTCATTAGGGGTTTAAGTACAGACGAACTAAAAAACAAAAAAACCTCTGTAGTGCTTATCAAAGAGTTAATCACTGGCGGTTTATTGGGTTTGATTTTAGCAATTTTGGTGATTGTGGGTGTGTTAACTTTTTTAGGAGTTTTTAAGCTGAGTCTAACCGTTGGTATAACTATACTAGTAATTAGCACCCTCGCTGCTGTTACCGGTGCGGCTTTACCCTTTGTATTTAGTTCCATGGGCTTTGATCCTGCTTTAATGTCGGCGCCATTGATCACTACCGTGGTGGATATTTTGGGTATTTTGATTTATTTCAACCTGGCTAAATTACTATTAGGTATTTAATACTTTTCACCAGCAAGATACAATTTCCTGAATTCAAGTAGAGCAGATAAACTAAGTTTTGAAGTATGACCAAGATAAATTCATATATCAGTGATTCAGAATTAAGGCAATTGAGTTCTAAAAATCCTGAGTTACGCTTTGAACGCAACGCCGACGGAACCTTAGTTACCATGACACCAACAGGAAAAATTTCTAGTAATCGGGAACTAAAAGCGGGAGCGTATCTGTTAAATTGGGTAGAAAAACAGGGTTTAGGTGAAGTATTTAGCTCTAGTGCAGGATTTAAACTTCCCTCAGGTGCAGTACGATCTCCTGATGCAGCTTTCGTCTCTAAAGAGCGTTTAGCCACTGATTGGGATCAAGGAGAAGATGAATTCCTCAATCTTGCTCCTGATTTTGTCATTGAAA
This genomic window from Gloeocapsa sp. PCC 73106 contains:
- a CDS encoding Uma2 family endonuclease; this translates as MTKINSYISDSELRQLSSKNPELRFERNADGTLVTMTPTGKISSNRELKAGAYLLNWVEKQGLGEVFSSSAGFKLPSGAVRSPDAAFVSKERLATDWDQGEDEFLNLAPDFVIEIRSKTDNLEVLQAKMTEYRDNGVRLSWLIDRYNRQALVYRADGSITQYPPEAILTGEDIVPGFKLELKFLL